The following are from one region of the Phycisphaeraceae bacterium genome:
- a CDS encoding anion permease — protein MRDEILIFSVLGVTLAMFVWGRVRYDLVAMMALLAVTILGLVDPAVAFLGFGHPAVITVAAILAVSKGLQNAGVVDIIAKALKRVGNRPTVQVGALGTTAAICSAFMNNVGALALLMPVALRMARSAKRSPAYLLMPLAFCSLLGGLMTLIGSPPNIIVSSMRRQATGEPFGFFDFAPVGAGVTIVGIAFIALLGWRLLPDRKPANGDTIGFDIAEYTAELTVTEDSKFHDATIQELATAVDADFVILAILRGERRLSAPSGFETIHKGDTILVAADHEAIKALRDAGNFELAGEDNAKEDETDAAKDLTVVEAIVGPGSVLAGRTPAQLNLRWRYGVNLLGVSRQGSRVRGRLRDARLQTGDVLMLHIPADNTSETLSMLGCLPLAERAIDLAKPRRLLLGTGIFVCAVAATVVGLLPVQIAFVLAAVLMLLTKVVTLREGYDAVDWPVIVLLGAMIPLGDALESTGGTQRIADLMLWLGEGRAPIVALAILMIVTLLLSDVVNNAAVAVLMAPVAVRLAEGMNASVDAFLMAVVLGASSAFLTPIGHQSNTLVLAPGGYRFGDYARMGVPLTVIYVIVGLAAIVVVWPLRPEG, from the coding sequence ATGCGCGACGAGATCCTGATCTTCTCGGTTCTGGGCGTCACGCTCGCGATGTTCGTCTGGGGTCGCGTCCGCTACGACCTCGTCGCGATGATGGCGCTGCTGGCAGTCACGATCCTCGGGCTCGTCGACCCCGCCGTCGCGTTCCTGGGATTCGGGCACCCGGCGGTGATCACCGTCGCCGCGATCCTCGCCGTCAGCAAGGGGCTGCAGAACGCCGGCGTCGTGGACATCATCGCCAAGGCGCTCAAACGCGTCGGGAACCGCCCGACGGTGCAGGTCGGCGCGCTCGGGACGACCGCCGCGATCTGTTCCGCGTTCATGAACAATGTCGGCGCCCTCGCGCTGCTCATGCCCGTCGCCCTGCGCATGGCGCGCAGCGCCAAGCGATCGCCGGCGTATCTGCTCATGCCTCTCGCGTTCTGCTCGCTGCTGGGGGGGCTGATGACGCTGATCGGCTCGCCCCCCAACATCATCGTCTCGTCCATGCGCAGGCAGGCGACGGGTGAGCCCTTCGGCTTCTTCGACTTCGCACCGGTCGGCGCAGGCGTCACGATCGTCGGCATCGCGTTCATCGCGCTCCTCGGCTGGCGTCTCCTCCCCGATCGCAAACCCGCCAACGGCGACACGATCGGCTTCGACATCGCCGAATACACCGCGGAACTCACCGTCACCGAAGACTCCAAGTTCCACGACGCCACCATCCAGGAACTCGCCACCGCCGTCGACGCAGACTTCGTCATCCTCGCCATCCTCCGCGGCGAGCGCCGGCTCTCAGCGCCCAGCGGGTTCGAAACCATCCACAAGGGCGACACCATCCTCGTCGCCGCGGACCACGAAGCAATCAAGGCCCTGCGCGACGCCGGCAACTTCGAACTCGCCGGCGAGGACAACGCCAAGGAGGACGAGACGGACGCCGCGAAGGACCTGACCGTGGTCGAGGCGATCGTGGGGCCCGGTTCCGTCCTCGCCGGGCGCACGCCGGCGCAGCTCAATCTGCGCTGGCGTTACGGCGTGAACCTGCTGGGCGTCTCGCGCCAGGGCTCTCGGGTGCGAGGGCGCCTGCGCGACGCGCGACTCCAGACGGGCGATGTGCTGATGCTGCACATCCCGGCCGACAACACGAGCGAGACGCTCTCGATGCTTGGCTGCCTGCCGCTGGCCGAGCGCGCCATCGATCTCGCCAAGCCGCGACGCCTGCTGCTGGGGACCGGCATCTTCGTCTGCGCCGTCGCCGCGACCGTGGTCGGTCTGCTGCCGGTGCAGATCGCGTTCGTGCTCGCCGCCGTGCTCATGCTGCTGACGAAAGTCGTCACCCTGCGCGAGGGCTACGACGCCGTCGACTGGCCCGTGATCGTGCTGCTGGGCGCGATGATCCCGCTGGGCGACGCGCTCGAATCGACCGGGGGCACGCAGCGCATCGCCGATCTGATGCTGTGGCTGGGCGAGGGTCGCGCGCCGATCGTGGCGCTGGCGATCCTGATGATCGTGACGCTGCTGCTGTCGGATGTGGTCAACAACGCCGCCGTCGCCGTGCTCATGGCGCCCGTCGCGGTGCGTCTCGCCGAAGGGATGAACGCGTCGGTCGACGCCTTCCTGATGGCGGTCGTCCTCGGCGCGTCGTCGGCGTTCCTCACGCCCATCGGGCACCAGTCCAACACGCTCGTGCTCGCGCCCGGCGGCTACCGCTTCGGCGACTACGCGCGCATGGGCGTGCCCCTGACGGTGATCTATGTGATCGTCGGGCTCGCGGCGATCGTGGTCGTGTGGCCGCTGCGGCCCGAGGGATGA